One segment of Prionailurus bengalensis isolate Pbe53 chromosome E3, Fcat_Pben_1.1_paternal_pri, whole genome shotgun sequence DNA contains the following:
- the LOC122471292 gene encoding insulin receptor substrate 2-like isoform X1, which translates to MKRGGGGPTAAPEAELGDVPLVLPRPRACPADVRLCGHLRKQKSQRRRFFVLRADPPSLECYESEKKFRAGRAPPKLIVSLAGACTISTRVDARQRHLILLYTRDRSLGVAAACEAEQQAWYSALLEVRAAAGPSFHEDPRAWILAPFQDVWPVTLRPKGLGRTRGLGSGRYRLCLGSGVLSLLRKPKGRGSRDTQASPPPALRLSLLSVRRCGHADSLFFLELGRSAPTGPGELWLQAPDAVVAQSIHETVLAAMKRLGDDDAGGRTEPLPRDPPTSSYRPSVSQPYATLASAAQSSSLSHRGSVGERKEKATPETLAALATAASHPGELEPGGGYAAMGAGSNYEAMGGGQAGGYMVMAPPGLAVFAHAPPHEQLQGCGGSEYVPMSHFLPGSFSLSSLPGSYTPRPRRPGPSFQGPPPAVGECWGPTGAHPCLQPPSELAGEYVCIRYVAPHHLGMSTAIQDPAKNRLNYVDLDLVPPLEAQGDTPGSSIHHPHSYARIDFQNLREVRVRRHRQPPPV; encoded by the exons ATGAAGCGGGGAGGCGGTGGTCCCACGGCGGCCCCAGAGGCCGAGCTGGGCGACGTGCCCCTGGTACTGCCGCGGCCCAGGGCCTGTCCCGCTGACGTGCGGCTCTGCGGCCACCTTCGGAAGCAGAAGTCCCAGCGCCGCCGCTTCTTCGTGCTGCGCGCGGATCCGCCGAGCCTAGAGTGCTACGAGAGCGAGAAGAAGTTCCGCGCCGGCCGAGCGCCGCCCAAGCTCATCGTGAGCCTGGCGGGCGCCTGCACCATCAGCACGCGCGTGGACGCGCGCCAGCGCCACCTGATCCTCCTGTACACGCGTGACCGCAGCCTGGGCGTGGCGGCGGCCTGCGAGGCGGAGCAGCAGGCGTGGTACAGCGCCCTGCTTGAGGTGCGCGCGGCCGCGG GTCCCAGCTTTCACGAGGACCCCAGGGCCTGGATCCTTGCTCCATTTCAGGACGTCTGGCCCGTGACGCTGCGGCCCAAGGGACTGGGGAGGACACGAGGCCTGGGCAGCGGCCGCTATCGCCTGTGCCTGGGTTCGGGGGTGCTGAGCTTGCTGCGGAAGCCCAAGGGCAGAGGCTCTCGGGACACCCAGGCTTCGCCGCCGCCGGCCCTGCGCCTGTCGCTGCTCAGCGTGCGCCGCTGCGGCCACGCAGACTCCCTCTTCTTCCTGGAACTCGGCCGCTCGGCGCCCACGGGCCCCGGGGAGCTGTGGCTACAGGCGCCGGATGCCGTGGTGGCCCAAAGCATTCACGAGACCGTACTGGCCGCCATGAAGCGACTCGGGGATGATGATGCCGGTGGCAGGACTGAGCCACTGCCAAGGGATCCCCCGACGAGCTCTtacagaccctctgtctcccaaCCTTATGCGACCCTGGCCTCGGCAGCCCAATCAAGCAGCCTGAGCCATCGCGGGAGCGTGggtgagaggaaggagaaagcaacCCCTGAGACCCTGGCGGCGCTGGCGACTGCAGCTTCGCACCCTGGGGAATTGGAGCCGGGCGGGGGCTACGCAGCCATGGGAGCTGGGAGCAACTACGAGGCCATGGGGGGTGGCCAAGCAGGTGGTTACATGGTGATGGCACCCCCGGGCCTTGCAGTGTTTGCCCATGCCCCTCCCCACGAGCAGCTCCAGGGGTGCGGGGGCAGTGAATACGTGCCCATGAGCCACTTTCTGCCAGGGTCCTTTTCCTTGAGCTCCCTGCCCGGTTCCTATACGCCCAGGCCCAGGAGGCCGGGACCTTCTTTCCAAGGCCCCCCTCCCGCCGTCGGAGAATGTTGGGGACCGACAGGGGCTCATCCCTGCTTGCAACCACCTTCAGAGCTAGCAGGAGAGTATGTGTGCATCAGGTACGTGGCCCCACACCACTTAGGAATGAGCACTGCCATACAAGACCCGGCCAAAAACCGCCTCAACTATGTAGACCTGGACCTGGTCCCTCCATTGGAGGCTCAAGGCGACACCCCGGGGTCCAGCATTCACCACCCACACAGCTATGCCCGCATCGACTTCCAGAACCTCAGGGAGGTTCGGGTGAGGAGACATAGGCAGCCCCCTCCAGTCTAG
- the LOC122471292 gene encoding insulin receptor substrate 2-like isoform X2 produces the protein MKRGGGGPTAAPEAELGDVPLVLPRPRACPADVRLCGHLRKQKSQRRRFFVLRADPPSLECYESEKKFRAGRAPPKLIVSLAGACTISTRVDARQRHLILLYTRDRSLGVAAACEAEQQAWYSALLEVRAAAGPSFHEDPRAWILAPFQDVWPVTLRPKGLGRTRGLGSGRYRLCLGSGVLSLLRKPKGRGSRDTQASPPPALRLSLLSVRRCGHADSLFFLELGRSAPTGPGELWLQAPDAVVAQSIHETVLAAMKRLGDDDAGGRTEPLPRDPPTSSYRPSVSQPYATLASAAQSSSLSHRGSVGERKEKATPETLAALATAASHPGELEPGGGYAAMGAGSNYEAMGGGQAGGYMVMAPPGLAVFAHAPPHEQLQGCGGSEYVPMSHFLPGSFSLSSLPGSYTPRPRRPGPSFQGPPPAVGECWGPTGAHPCLQPPSELAGEYVCIRYVAPHHLGMSTAIQDPAKNRLNYVDLDLVPPLEAQGDTPGSSIHHPHSYARIDFQNLREVRSS, from the exons ATGAAGCGGGGAGGCGGTGGTCCCACGGCGGCCCCAGAGGCCGAGCTGGGCGACGTGCCCCTGGTACTGCCGCGGCCCAGGGCCTGTCCCGCTGACGTGCGGCTCTGCGGCCACCTTCGGAAGCAGAAGTCCCAGCGCCGCCGCTTCTTCGTGCTGCGCGCGGATCCGCCGAGCCTAGAGTGCTACGAGAGCGAGAAGAAGTTCCGCGCCGGCCGAGCGCCGCCCAAGCTCATCGTGAGCCTGGCGGGCGCCTGCACCATCAGCACGCGCGTGGACGCGCGCCAGCGCCACCTGATCCTCCTGTACACGCGTGACCGCAGCCTGGGCGTGGCGGCGGCCTGCGAGGCGGAGCAGCAGGCGTGGTACAGCGCCCTGCTTGAGGTGCGCGCGGCCGCGG GTCCCAGCTTTCACGAGGACCCCAGGGCCTGGATCCTTGCTCCATTTCAGGACGTCTGGCCCGTGACGCTGCGGCCCAAGGGACTGGGGAGGACACGAGGCCTGGGCAGCGGCCGCTATCGCCTGTGCCTGGGTTCGGGGGTGCTGAGCTTGCTGCGGAAGCCCAAGGGCAGAGGCTCTCGGGACACCCAGGCTTCGCCGCCGCCGGCCCTGCGCCTGTCGCTGCTCAGCGTGCGCCGCTGCGGCCACGCAGACTCCCTCTTCTTCCTGGAACTCGGCCGCTCGGCGCCCACGGGCCCCGGGGAGCTGTGGCTACAGGCGCCGGATGCCGTGGTGGCCCAAAGCATTCACGAGACCGTACTGGCCGCCATGAAGCGACTCGGGGATGATGATGCCGGTGGCAGGACTGAGCCACTGCCAAGGGATCCCCCGACGAGCTCTtacagaccctctgtctcccaaCCTTATGCGACCCTGGCCTCGGCAGCCCAATCAAGCAGCCTGAGCCATCGCGGGAGCGTGggtgagaggaaggagaaagcaacCCCTGAGACCCTGGCGGCGCTGGCGACTGCAGCTTCGCACCCTGGGGAATTGGAGCCGGGCGGGGGCTACGCAGCCATGGGAGCTGGGAGCAACTACGAGGCCATGGGGGGTGGCCAAGCAGGTGGTTACATGGTGATGGCACCCCCGGGCCTTGCAGTGTTTGCCCATGCCCCTCCCCACGAGCAGCTCCAGGGGTGCGGGGGCAGTGAATACGTGCCCATGAGCCACTTTCTGCCAGGGTCCTTTTCCTTGAGCTCCCTGCCCGGTTCCTATACGCCCAGGCCCAGGAGGCCGGGACCTTCTTTCCAAGGCCCCCCTCCCGCCGTCGGAGAATGTTGGGGACCGACAGGGGCTCATCCCTGCTTGCAACCACCTTCAGAGCTAGCAGGAGAGTATGTGTGCATCAGGTACGTGGCCCCACACCACTTAGGAATGAGCACTGCCATACAAGACCCGGCCAAAAACCGCCTCAACTATGTAGACCTGGACCTGGTCCCTCCATTGGAGGCTCAAGGCGACACCCCGGGGTCCAGCATTCACCACCCACACAGCTATGCCCGCATCGACTTCCAGAACCTCAGGGAGGTTCGG AGTTCCTGA